A window from Littorina saxatilis isolate snail1 linkage group LG9, US_GU_Lsax_2.0, whole genome shotgun sequence encodes these proteins:
- the LOC138976957 gene encoding uncharacterized protein, whose protein sequence is MLCATANHRSCAEVKAIPDVATEKRRELEQQAQRLRDRATALATEIQEVTDTFKAMRKKANDMFDDLEQCLKKRRQEVNTLIQAEEDAVMTSLAELEKWRAALALNAASVGNVVQSASGGSLLGMMKGLTSRLDDLESQTGTTRKMEVKDLTLDLQKLNQLRADIASLGQMTKPTTTPTTLQQPTQPSPATSTATSATTPRTAYKPRKAALAKVLRVGDRVKQGPNWPLWHSEGKKGTVTAIPSRIAVQGRVDVQWDGGHEDQYWMGGNGPYHLDLL, encoded by the exons ATGTTGTGTGCGACAGCCAATCACCGCAGCTGTGCCGAGGTGAAGGCCATCCCAGACGTGGCgacagagaagagaagagaactgGAACAACAGGCACAGAGACTGAGGGACAGGGCAACAGCATTGGCAACGGAG ATCCAAGAGGTCACGGACACTTTCAAGGCCATGCGTAAAAAGGCCAATGACATGTTCGATGACCTTGAGCAGTGCTTGAAGAAGCGACGTCAGGAGGTCAACACGCTGATCCAGGCTGAAGAAGACGCCGTCATGACGTCACTGGCGGAGCTGGAGAAATGGCGGGCGGCCTTAGCACTGAACGCAGCCAGCGTAGGAAATGTGGTGCAGTCAGCGTCTGGAGGGTCTCTGCTGGGGATGATGAAAGGTCTGACGTCACGCCTCGACGACCTGGAGTCACAGACCGGAACGACACGCAAGATGGAGGTCAAAGATTTGACCTTGGACCTCCAGAAACTGAATCAACTGAGGGCCGACATTGCCTCTCTGG GTCAGATGACAAAACCCACCACAACACCGACAACCTTACAGCAGCCTACACAGCCATCACCAGCCACATCTACAGCGACATCAGCGACAACACCACGGACTGCATACAAACCCAGAAAGGCGGCGCTGGCCAAAGTACTGAGAGTAGGGGACCGGGTCAAACAGGGACCGAACTGGCCTTTGTGGCACTCTGAG gGCAAGAAAGGCACAGTGACGGCCATCCCGTCTAGAATAGCAGTACAAGGCAGGGTGGACGTGCAGTGGGATGGTGGACATGAAGACCAGTACTGGATGGGAGGTAATGGCCCGTATCACCTGGACCTGCTGTGA